A single region of the Lycium barbarum isolate Lr01 chromosome 2, ASM1917538v2, whole genome shotgun sequence genome encodes:
- the LOC132628429 gene encoding uncharacterized protein LOC132628429, with the protein MAIYVDPYELGNEKFYTDVPKVGVWGAQFTSHFLWYIQKELGTQIELSTTFHPSSTFHPQLRLSVRHSMTLFVALYSRRYRSPIGWLDAIEVELIQERLPRAQSKQKRYTDRKVHYVEFMEGERVLLKVSPVKCVMCSGKKDKLISRFICPFEILQRIGEVAYKLALHPSLTGVHPVFHISKLKKYYEDKSNVLQLDTMQVDQNLTIEEESVAILDRQVWKLRSKEIAIVTVQ; encoded by the exons ATGGCTATCTATGTAGATCCTTATGAGTTAGGTAACGAGAAGTTTTACACGGATGTGCCGAAGGTGGGAG TCTGGGGTGCACAGTTCACATCTCATTTTTTGTGGTATATACAGAAGGAGTTGGGTACACAGATTGagctcagcacaacatttcacccgaGCTCAACATTTCACCCACAACTGAGA ttatcagtCCGACATTCAATGACATTGTTTGTGGCTTTATATTCTAGAAGGTACCGTTCGCCCATTGGTTGGCTTGATGCAATTGAG GTGGAGTTAATTCAAGAGAGACTTCCCAGAGCACAGAGCAAGCAAAAAAGATATACTGACCGTAAGGTTCATTATGTGGAGTTCATGGAGGGTGAGCGCGTATTGTTGAAAGTCTCACCTGTTAAGTGTGTAATGTGTTCTGGGAAGAAGGACAAGTTGATTTCGAGGTTTATATGCCCATTTGAGATTCTACAGCGTATTGGGGAGGTGGCCTATAAGTTGGCTTTGCATCCTAGCCTGACAGgtgttcacccagtttttcatattTCGAAGTTGAAGAAATACTATGAGGATAAGTCTAATGTGTTACAGTTAGATACAATGCAAGTTGATCAGAATCTGACAATTGAAGAGGAGTCAGTGGCTATTTTGGACAGGCAAGTCTGGAAGCTGAGGTCAAAAGAGATAGCTATAGTGACAGTGCaatga